Genomic DNA from Alicyclobacillus fastidiosus:
CATCTGCTGGCTCGGCTATGGTGAACGAGCCAAACTGGGTCTCGCCATGAATGAGCTGGTCCGCAGGGGTGAAATCAGCGCGCCCATTGTCATCGGCCGAGACCATCTCGATGCCGGCTCGGTGGCGTCTCCAAACCGTGAAACCGAATCGATGAAAGACGGCAGCGACGCGGTTGCCGACTGGCCGATTCTCAATGCGTTGGTCAACACGGCGGCCGGCGGGTCGTGGATTTCGGTTCATCACGGTGGCGGCGTCGGCATGGGGTACTCGCTTCACGCGGGGATGGTGGTCGTCGCGGACGGATCAGATCGGGCAGAGCGTAAGCTGGCGCGCGTATTGACGACGGATCCTGGCATGGGCGTGATTCGTCACGTCGACGCGGGCTACGACAGAGCGACTGAAGTCGCGAAGGAACGTGGTATTCGCATCCCGATGGATGAATGATGGTTGTGGCGGACGATGAACTTCATCGATTCTAACCAGGAAAGGGGCGATCGATTTGACACGTGTGAAACAAATTATTCATCGGATCGGATTGCTGTGGACGATGGACGACGAAACGCGCTCGAACGGCCCGCGCTGTGGGGCCGATGCGATGCGTGCGGTTGGCGCGATGAAGGACGTGGCCATTGCGATCGATGAAGAGGGCGTGATTGTCGATGTAGGGGCGGAAAAGGCCATCTGCGATCTCGCCGATGCACAGACGCAGTTCATCGACGCAGAGGGCGGTTTCGTCGCGCCTGGGCTGGTGGACCCACATACTCATCTCGTCCATGGCGGATCGCGAGAAAAGGAACTGCCGCTTCGCCTGGCTGGCGCGTCCTATCTCGATATTTTGCGCGAGGGCGGCGGCATTCTGAACACGATTCGGGAAACCACAGCTTATTCGGAAGACGTTCTCTTTGCACAAGCAAAGACCAGTTTGGAGCGAATGCAACGATTTGGTGTGACGACGGTGGAGGCGAAGACGGGGTATAGTTCGTCGTTGGCGGTGGAGCTAAAACAACTTCGCGTCGCCAAGCGTCTGGCCGAATCCTCTGGCGTGAATCTGGTTCATACAGCGATGCCCGCACACGCAGTTCCCAAAGAATTGCCTGCTGGTCGGGAGGCCTACATCGAGGAGCTGGTTTCCATGTTGCCGCACCTGCAAGCGGCAGGCGCGGAATTTGCCGATGTGTTTGTGGAAGAAGGCGTCTTTTCGGTCGACGAGGGGCGCCATATTCTAGAGGCGGCGAAAGCGCTTGGCATGAAGACGAAAATCCACGCGGATGAAATGGTTCCGATTGGCGGCGCGCAACTCGCCGCAGAACTGGGCGCCACGTCAGCCGACCATCTGCTCGCATCCACCGATGAAGGTTTACTCAGGATGGCAGAGGCGGGTGTGATGGCTGTCTGCCTGCCGGGCACTTCGTTCTATCTTCAGAAGCCGGCTGCTCGTGCGCGCTTTATGCTGGACGAAGCAAAGCTTGGCGTCGCGATCGCGAGTGATTACAATCCAGGTTCGTGTCCATCCGAGAACTTTGGCCTGACGATGAGCCTCGCGCTCCTGACGTTAAAAATGAGGCCGGAAGAGGTGTTTATGGCAGCGACGCGCAATGCGGCTTGCGCGATTGCTCGAGGACACGTCGCAGGTGTGATTCGGCCTGGACGCAATGCGGATATCGTGATCTACACAGCCGCAAATCCCGAATACGTCCTGACGCACTTTGGCATCTCACATGTGCGCGAGGTGTTTGTGAAGGGGCGGCGCATTCTGTGAATTCGCGAAGCATCACGAGCAGGTTAGATGAGTGGGTCCGCAGCGGCAAAGGCGGATCGGAAGTCAATCGCACGATCAGCGCGTATATCGAAGAACACTTCTCAAAAGTCGCGTTTATGACCTCTGCCGAACTGGCCGAGCAAGTGGGTGTGAGCCAAGCATCGATCACCCGTTTCGCCCACTCCCTTGGTTTTTCTGGGTTCGGCGAGTGGAGCAAAGAAATGCAACGCATGATTCGAACCGAGCTGTCCGCACCGGAAAGATTGTGGTTTGCATCCAATCCGACGCTTTCCACGGAGGAGGAAACGGGAGATCGGGTGGTTTTGAGTGAACATCTGCATTTGCAATCGCTCAGCGACATTATCGCGTCAGCCGAGTTTGAGGCATTGGTCCGGGCCATCGTCGACGCGAAACGAGTCATCTTCGTAGGCGCGCGCGCGTCGGCGACCTTGATCCCCTATCTGCACTACTTTTTGAGCAAAGTGCGCAGGGAAGTGTACGCTGCCGTGCCGAGCGACACGTTGTGGGGGCGACTTTTGGTGGAAGATCCGGCAGGAACGCTGATCATCGCCCTGGCGTTCCCGAGATACTCACGAGCGACGGTCGAACTGGTACGAGAATTGGAAAACCAAGGATTTTCCATTGCTGCCGTGACCGATCACCCTGATTCCCCAATCGCGGCGCATGCGACACCCGTCGTATGCGTACCCGTGACGACGGTATCTTTGTTCGACTCGTACGCGACGCCTATTACGTTGTTTAATCTCTTGATTCGACGAGTGGCGCAATTGACGCCAGAGGTGTCGAAAGAGCGGCTCGCAGAGATCGAGTACCTCGACCAAAAGCACCGAGTTTATGACTGACATACGGCAAGATGGG
This window encodes:
- the hutI gene encoding imidazolonepropionase is translated as MKQIIHRIGLLWTMDDETRSNGPRCGADAMRAVGAMKDVAIAIDEEGVIVDVGAEKAICDLADAQTQFIDAEGGFVAPGLVDPHTHLVHGGSREKELPLRLAGASYLDILREGGGILNTIRETTAYSEDVLFAQAKTSLERMQRFGVTTVEAKTGYSSSLAVELKQLRVAKRLAESSGVNLVHTAMPAHAVPKELPAGREAYIEELVSMLPHLQAAGAEFADVFVEEGVFSVDEGRHILEAAKALGMKTKIHADEMVPIGGAQLAAELGATSADHLLASTDEGLLRMAEAGVMAVCLPGTSFYLQKPAARARFMLDEAKLGVAIASDYNPGSCPSENFGLTMSLALLTLKMRPEEVFMAATRNAACAIARGHVAGVIRPGRNADIVIYTAANPEYVLTHFGISHVREVFVKGRRIL
- a CDS encoding MurR/RpiR family transcriptional regulator, with the translated sequence MNSRSITSRLDEWVRSGKGGSEVNRTISAYIEEHFSKVAFMTSAELAEQVGVSQASITRFAHSLGFSGFGEWSKEMQRMIRTELSAPERLWFASNPTLSTEEETGDRVVLSEHLHLQSLSDIIASAEFEALVRAIVDAKRVIFVGARASATLIPYLHYFLSKVRREVYAAVPSDTLWGRLLVEDPAGTLIIALAFPRYSRATVELVRELENQGFSIAAVTDHPDSPIAAHATPVVCVPVTTVSLFDSYATPITLFNLLIRRVAQLTPEVSKERLAEIEYLDQKHRVYD